TTTCCCTTTCAAACTTTCAATGTCCAATTCTTAAAATTCAAATTCAAGAACGGCTGAAAATTTTTGAAGTTGCCTTGAAGAGCACAGGGACCTCAAATTCTCATTAGCACACTAAGAGTGGAAAGCAAAGGAGTGAGTTTCTTGTTTAAGCTTTGAGCTTTCTTAGGTCCAGAGAAAGCTTCCACATTAGTCTATGTGAAGCAGTGATCTTTGTATTGGGAGACGTTGGTGTCCCCAAAAGCTTTCATTCTACTGGGTTGTTGGCAGCTTTGATCCCTGCTCTCCCGATCTGAAGCCACGGCAGTTTGGCACAGTTTTTGAAGAGCTGCTCGATGGCTATGTGTCGCACATGCAGCTCTGATGAAAGAGAGTCCTTCTCCTGTACAGCCACAGAGAGCTCCTCAAACACATctgagtgagagagcgagagagtaaGAATTAGTTCAAGGGctccaaacacaaaaacaatttgcATTAACAGCTGCATTAAATATGCATGCATTTAATACATTCACTACCACACAATAGTTTCACTACATGGGGATTTTGCACACAGAGGCAAGATGGTATATAACAATTGAAATACTAAATgaatagttcaatcaaaaatgaagCTTCTGTAATCATTTTCTTACTTtcaagtcattccaaacccattcgATTTTTTCTATAGCGTAGAACACAAAAGAGGATGTTTTGCAGAACGTCCAGTGTGCTCTTTTCCATAATGGTGACTGGGACAATTAAGCATCAAAATCTGCATTATCTTCCCCTCCACCAAAGCTCTACATTAAGGTGCATTGCACCAAGTTTGAAGTCAGTCATGGCGAAAGCCATTGGTTCATGCAAGCCACATTACAGATCACGTGGTGGCAAGTTTGAAAGAGCAAATGAGGTATGAGAGCTAAATAGTCACTTAAAATGTAAAGCTATCATGTAGCTTAAAAAGACTAGGAATATTCTGCAATAGATGAATTAACTATTTTTTGGTGCTTTTTCAGTCCTTCCTGGAGCTTGATAGGTAGTGGTAAGCTGTAAAATCagtgtagaatttttttttacttttttgtgttccatagaatcatacatttttggaataacatgaaggtgagtaaatgatggcagaaaagtcatttttggggtgaactattcctttggaGGGTCTGAGTTTAATAACTCACTTTGTATCTGTAACAACAGCTGCTCATTCATCTGACGAAGCTCCTCCACACTCATCCTCACCACTAAAAGAGAAAGACAAACAATAACCATCAGAAGatcttatttaataaataaataaggaaaaaTTTATAAACATGTCTCCTTTCAGAGCTGAAAGCCGAATTACTTTATAGCAGTCCTTGACACACATTCTCTTCAGCTTGTGTGGCTTTGAAAGGTACATGGTGCGAGCCTGATGtcgcatctttttttttcttttttacaaaaaagGAAGCCTTTCTTTTGTTGAGATAAAAGGATGCAAATGAGGTTGACATTAAAGAAGGGTGAAATCAAGGTCATCGGCTGTTTTTTCCTTTGTGTACTGTATTGATGGGAAAGATGGAGAGATATAAACCACCTGATTGAGGTCTGATGCTCAGGATATCAATCACATCTTTTTATTTTCCCCCTCACTATTTCTTTATTGTCTCGTGTCATTTGATCACTTCTCCTGAaatgctctgaaatggctttaaaGCAGTGATATTTTTTCTTAAATCAGAATAtccatcatttcaaccaaacagcctTTTTTGCCGAGTAGATACAAAATGTTAATACAGCAAAATGTAGTtacaaataaatctaaatattttttcacCAAATACACAGagaacaatattttattattttatacgcATTATGAACCAGTACAACACCACATAGTAAACTATAATTAAATTTTTCACAGAAACAGTCACACTAAATTTCAAAAAGGTAGGTAAAATAtttctagtattttttttatctatattaataataaataattgttaaCGAAATGaacatatatacttttttttttttacatacgtTAAATTTGCAACAATAAACAACActgttatatatatttgtatttttttttcatagaaaCTGACAGCAAGAACTGATTCGCAAAAATGGAATGGAACGTAGGcactattttattaatttaattaatcactGTAATAatactatttataattataaaattagaatttttatattaataatatgtatagtattattaacacttattattattataatcatcatTATATTGCTTTTTACTAAATTAACATGGGAaagaatattttttcatttttatttacacacacaaatttacatttacacagtaatatattttacaaaaacattttagagTTATAATGCAAATTAACAGTTTAACCGATTCACAGAAACTGACCATTTCAAAGCACTGATTAAAGAAAATGGAAAGTAAAACTTTAGTAAATTTGATGgccaaataaaatgtgcattaaaatcaATGCAATAATCATAATATTGGTTACTTTTATATCtccaacaaaacaatattttaaatatgtgataTATAGCCTATCCCTACTATGTTTGTGTGCATCTTCAAGCAGATCTCCAGCACTTACACTCTTCTCGACTTTGTCCAGTGTGTCCCCTTTGTCTGGCTTTGTCTCTCTGATCTCGGTTGTGCTGTTCTCGTGGGTGGTGTCTCTCTCCGCCCCACAATCCCTGATGTGATCTCTGCAGCAGGCCGAGACCAAGCTCCTTAGCAGAGTGACAGTCCAACATGGATTTACCAAATTCGGACACGGCCATTGATGCCTCCTCTGCCCAACGTGGGGAGTACCGGGGCACTTGGGTGTTCAACTGCGGCACAAGTTTCCTTCCGCCCTGCTGTGTGTGGCACAGAATCGGTTTGGCCCCCCAGTTCCCGGGTGTCTCTGTGGATATGGAGTCTCTGTTCTGGGCATACTGTATAATGCGGTTGATTCGCTGGCTCAGTGTCCGTTTCACGCCCTCGTATGCACTGTGGGAGGCCTTGGCACGGGACAGCTTCTGGTTGGCAATGAGATGGTACTTTTCGAAGCAGTCCCTATGCCCACGTAAAGATTTAGAGTGCAGCAGAGTGACACTGGATACACCTGGTGTAAACACATAAGAAGACATGCTGAATTATGAACAATTATGACTGTTATGGGCTAAACACAGAGCAAACACTATTCAAACTGCACTATTCAAAAGAtaggtgtgtaatttctgctaAATTAGTGGCACCAAATCAATTCTCCCCAGACATATCTGACAGGCAGGTCACCTCGGTTATGGTTCATTAAATGTGTCTGTTCTACTTTATATGTGATATGGTGTAGGAATGTCTAAAATTAAGCATAAAGGTATCTTTAAAATCATGATAGCAGTAAAATGTTATCAATTGTTTGATTTGTGTTTGCATGCATGTATAAGAAATAAACAAAGAGGTATGTAATGGTTTAGtacagaaataaataaactatGCAGATTTGAGTGACAGCCCTAAATAAACATCATCTGAGAGATTACATAAAAACCCACACATTAAATATCCAAATTACTACTTCTGGAGGTATCAAGGGAAATCTCTTTGGAGTATCCAGaatgaggaagaaaaaaaatctatattttaaacAGTAGACAATGCTTAAATCTTCAAGGaattacaagaaaataaaagtaaaaggtCTTGGGATTAGTGTTTTAGCGGATTACCGGTACTAACAAAGTATCatgataccaaaaaaaaaatttaaacggtACACcatcatcttgttgctaatttcggtaccatattacagtatgtggtcattagcaaaattatatgagatgtgacagttttgaaattaaatcaaggacaatttgaaaataatcaaATTCTGCTTCACACAAACGCACagtcgcacacactcacacaagcgcAACACTCACTactggtgcttaattttcatgcggtgtgtttagagtataaatggctgttaacacttaaatgaaCTCCTCCGTTGCAGCTCAGAGATTTTAGCTCGAGAGTCACGATGGGAGTATTccagcattaatgggaagcttgatataacaaACCTagcaaaaacaggaagaactaaAAAGGtctgtaaaaataaaagtacCGCTAAAATGAAAGCTCTATTCAACTGGATATGTGAAAATGAAGACCTAAAAATATACCTACTGTATAAAATTTtaatattcaaaaagtagcaataCTCCTCAtagtaataattatataatattaaatggttgtattattattattattatcatcatcatctgtaagcaatatcacaaacccaagtagaggtcgaccgattaatcggccgattttttgcattttttacataatcggcatcggccaatatccacgcatatcaagccgattattaggcaggcgcatctgtgggcagcctagtgttgttgtggaacacgtgttcgacgcacactgcccctagagtcattctccagcagagtgagcagacctcatccagtgcctaaggaaggagctaagttccttggagaaaacagtaagggttaaatttgtataaattctttagatttaattaaaaacttttgatatgttactgccaatttcaagaaaaaacgtgacaaacgcgatagttgacatgacgttcggctactttgcatattgatagcgtagttgaagttgcattatcacagcagaagggttgctatcatgtcacaataattaagcaagaattttgcaattacagacagtgaatctgagacttttatttgttctgtttgtgtgtcttatatttgaaagggttgtcactcaatgcagagaaataagtaataaaaatataccaacacagtataggctagtgaaggactggctttggtaagctcggacgttatcagttctgctgtcggtactggagaaattaagaaaatacattttatagcaataaagagagaaagttattttatctcgccagccatttctatgtataataatatgaaaccatttgtctgtgatgcaatttagctattcgcagtgagagagagagagagatctctcacgcggtgctacagcgagcgcaaaacgagccctgctaaatgagtgacagaactaaacattcagacattGCCTggattagatctgtgattattagtctgattttattttagattttgccttccaaagattataaaaagaatatttatacataagccgcattctgtctagcacaacttgcttcccttcacagcggtgcactgacatttgtccctaaaactcaaacttaacgtcagaatcagcacgatcggtgattgttgtaaaatgcagtctagctactgtt
The sequence above is drawn from the Xyrauchen texanus isolate HMW12.3.18 chromosome 43, RBS_HiC_50CHRs, whole genome shotgun sequence genome and encodes:
- the c43h21orf91 gene encoding protein EURL homolog → MEEEEHFVNIDLNDDNICSICKLETDTETMSFCHVCFELSIDGVSSVTLLHSKSLRGHRDCFEKYHLIANQKLSRAKASHSAYEGVKRTLSQRINRIIQYAQNRDSISTETPGNWGAKPILCHTQQGGRKLVPQLNTQVPRYSPRWAEEASMAVSEFGKSMLDCHSAKELGLGLLQRSHQGLWGGERHHPREQHNRDQRDKARQRGHTGQSREELVRMSVEELRQMNEQLLLQIQNVFEELSVAVQEKDSLSSELHVRHIAIEQLFKNCAKLPWLQIGRAGIKAANNPVE